The Clostridiaceae bacterium HFYG-1003 genome includes a window with the following:
- the rplV gene encoding 50S ribosomal protein L22, translated as MEKVTAKAVAKYVRMSPMKVNIVLDLIRGKNVNEALAILQYTPKDAAVVVGKVLKSAAANAENNLELDRDALYVTECHVGPGPIIKRFQPHAQGRAFSIFKRTSHITVVVAERA; from the coding sequence ATGGAAAAAGTAACTGCCAAAGCAGTTGCCAAATATGTTCGCATGAGCCCCATGAAGGTCAACATCGTGCTGGACCTCATCCGCGGCAAGAATGTCAACGAAGCCCTGGCTATTCTGCAGTACACTCCCAAAGACGCCGCTGTTGTAGTCGGCAAAGTCCTTAAGAGTGCAGCAGCCAATGCTGAAAACAATCTGGAACTGGACCGCGACGCCCTTTATGTTACCGAGTGCCACGTTGGACCTGGTCCTATCATTAAGAGATTCCAGCCCCATGCACAGGGTCGGGCCTTCTCCATTTTCAAGAGAACCAGCCACATCACCGTGGTCGTCGCAGAAAGAGCATAA
- the rpmC gene encoding 50S ribosomal protein L29: MRTRELNEIRKNSSEDLEARLTDLKKELFNLRFQLSTGQLENPIRIKEVKKSIAQIKTVLREQEIGSVVEQ, from the coding sequence ATGAGGACCAGAGAACTTAACGAAATCAGAAAGAATTCTTCTGAAGATTTAGAAGCCAGACTGACTGATCTGAAGAAAGAGCTCTTCAACCTCCGGTTCCAGCTTTCCACCGGTCAGCTCGAGAATCCGATCAGAATCAAAGAAGTCAAGAAATCCATCGCTCAGATCAAAACTGTTCTGAGAGAACAGGAAATTGGCTCCGTTGTAGAGCAGTAG
- the rpsQ gene encoding 30S ribosomal protein S17 codes for MESAGRKNRKTLIGRVVSNKMDKTIVVAIETKVRHPLYGKTVNRTTKYKAHDEKNEAQINDRVLIMETRPLSKDKHFRLVEIIEKAK; via the coding sequence ATGGAATCTGCGGGCAGAAAAAATAGAAAAACTCTCATCGGCCGCGTTGTCTCCAACAAGATGGACAAGACCATTGTCGTAGCCATCGAAACCAAGGTCAGACATCCGCTGTATGGAAAAACCGTTAATCGGACCACTAAGTACAAGGCCCATGATGAAAAGAACGAAGCTCAGATTAACGACAGAGTTTTAATCATGGAAACAAGACCTTTGTCAAAGGACAAACACTTTAGACTGGTCGAAATCATAGAGAAGGCCAAGTAA
- the rplP gene encoding 50S ribosomal protein L16: MLMPKRVKHRKQQKGNMRGKATRGNFIAYGEFGLQAMEPGWITSNQIEAARVAINRYIKRGGKQWIKIFPDKPITEKPAETRMGSGKGSVEYWVAVVKPGRVLFELAGVDEDRAREAMRLASHKLPISTKFVTRKDFEEMGGEE; this comes from the coding sequence ATGTTAATGCCTAAGAGAGTGAAACACAGAAAGCAGCAGAAGGGCAATATGCGAGGAAAAGCAACCCGAGGCAATTTTATTGCCTACGGCGAGTTTGGTCTTCAGGCTATGGAACCCGGCTGGATCACATCCAACCAGATCGAAGCTGCCCGTGTTGCCATAAATCGTTATATTAAAAGAGGTGGAAAGCAGTGGATCAAAATATTCCCTGATAAGCCCATCACCGAAAAACCGGCTGAAACCCGTATGGGATCCGGTAAGGGCTCAGTTGAATATTGGGTTGCCGTCGTGAAGCCGGGCCGCGTTCTGTTTGAACTGGCCGGAGTCGACGAGGATCGTGCCCGCGAGGCCATGAGACTTGCATCCCACAAACTGCCGATCTCCACAAAATTTGTTACAAGAAAAGATTTTGAAGAAATGGGTGGTGAAGAGTAA
- the rpsS gene encoding 30S ribosomal protein S19, whose product MSRSIKKGPFVHEGLMKKIEEMNAKGEKKVLKTWSRSSTIFPEMIGHTIAVHDGRKHIPVYISEDMVGHKLGEFAFTRTYRGHASEKKSKMR is encoded by the coding sequence TTGAGCAGATCAATTAAGAAGGGACCTTTCGTACACGAAGGTCTTATGAAGAAAATAGAAGAAATGAATGCTAAGGGAGAAAAGAAGGTACTCAAGACCTGGTCCAGGTCATCAACCATCTTCCCCGAAATGATCGGTCACACCATCGCTGTCCATGACGGCAGAAAACACATCCCGGTTTACATCTCCGAGGATATGGTGGGACATAAGCTGGGCGAATTCGCGTTCACCCGCACTTACAGAGGCCATGCCTCTGAGAAAAAGTCCAAAATGAGATAG
- the rplN gene encoding 50S ribosomal protein L14, producing the protein MIQQQTLLKVADNSGAKEIMCIRVMGGSRRRYGNIGDTIVASVKSATPGGVVKKGDVVKAVIVRSVKGVRRVDGTYIRFDENAAVIIKDDKNPKGTRIFGPVARELRDKDFQKILSLAPEVI; encoded by the coding sequence ATGATTCAGCAACAGACACTTTTAAAGGTCGCTGATAATTCAGGTGCGAAAGAAATTATGTGCATCCGGGTTATGGGCGGATCCAGAAGAAGGTATGGAAATATAGGAGACACCATCGTCGCTTCCGTAAAGTCCGCAACACCAGGCGGAGTTGTTAAGAAGGGTGATGTAGTGAAAGCGGTCATCGTACGTTCCGTCAAGGGAGTCCGCAGAGTGGACGGTACCTACATCCGGTTCGATGAAAACGCAGCCGTAATCATCAAAGATGACAAGAACCCGAAAGGTACCCGTATTTTCGGGCCTGTAGCCAGAGAGTTGAGAGACAAGGACTTCCAGAAGATCCTTTCCCTGGCTCCAGAAGTAATATAA
- the rpsC gene encoding 30S ribosomal protein S3, which translates to MGQKVNPNGFRVGVIRDWNSRWYADKKNFADNLVEDNKVREFVKKKLYTAGISKIEIERAAKRLKLNIYTAKPGIVIGKGGSGIDQLKKEISALTPDKNVVLNIVEVKNVDANAQLMAENIAAQLEKRISFRRAMKQTIQRGMRAYGVKGVKTMCGGRLGGAEIARSEAYHEGTIPLQTLRADIDYGFAEADTIYGKIGVKVWVYKGEILPVKKNQEDKSQRN; encoded by the coding sequence GTGGGACAGAAAGTTAATCCAAACGGATTCAGAGTCGGCGTCATCAGAGACTGGAATTCCAGATGGTACGCTGATAAGAAAAACTTCGCCGACAACCTCGTCGAAGACAATAAAGTCAGAGAATTTGTTAAGAAGAAGCTCTACACAGCCGGTATCTCCAAGATCGAGATCGAGCGGGCTGCCAAGAGATTAAAGCTGAACATCTATACCGCCAAGCCGGGCATCGTCATCGGAAAGGGTGGTTCAGGGATTGATCAGCTGAAAAAAGAGATCAGTGCGCTGACTCCTGATAAGAATGTAGTTTTAAACATCGTCGAAGTGAAGAATGTCGATGCCAATGCTCAGCTGATGGCTGAAAACATCGCCGCTCAGCTGGAAAAGCGTATTTCCTTCCGCCGCGCCATGAAGCAGACCATCCAGAGAGGCATGAGAGCTTATGGAGTCAAGGGTGTTAAAACCATGTGCGGAGGCCGTCTGGGCGGAGCAGAAATTGCCCGGTCCGAGGCTTACCATGAAGGAACCATTCCGCTGCAGACTCTGAGAGCTGACATTGATTACGGATTCGCCGAGGCTGATACGATCTACGGAAAGATCGGTGTCAAGGTCTGGGTGTACAAGGGCGAGATCCTTCCTGTTAAAAAGAACCAGGAAGACAAGAGCCAGAGAAACTAG